The Marinobacter halotolerans genome includes a window with the following:
- a CDS encoding VRR-NUC domain-containing protein codes for MIAGNIYALPTETVSPSENHESMTATPKAPSVSDQPRIPGTADLDDPLYYLANFETVVRWVHQHHRDLLLEEECRLIDSLMALSPDARALAARMVMRTGEHFRQEKLRYPELTRPIPALMSELEESGWIDPTPEIHVPELFRLYTLAELRPALAEFVTELGLKISAPKGQLRAAMIDAFPARAPVTRWLPDSQTRLVRLQHMDLFDRLRLMFFGNLRQSWSDFVLVELGHQQFEQVPFTPDARAFDTRADVDRYLLLQQCRERLDEGEPPEDIMGDIPDAGDNAWLESRRGRLLFELARLAERGGDIALALTAYGQSHHREARLRHLRLLERQKQYQQAWEIALKAAEQPRNDAEVQGLKRLMSRLAKKLARPVPARKAPPAVPTVTLTLDNPEGYSVEWRTLEHLHTAESPVTYVENTLINGLFGLLCWPAIFAPVPGAFFHPFHTGPVDLYREDFLNRRQALFEDCLAHLEDGTYPEIIRRTWRQKYGIASPFVIWPVLTESLLDMALACIPAEHLRLLFHRLMADLRIHRSGFPDLIRFEPEHPDPERRYEMIEVKGPGDRLQDHQTRWLEYCVEQGIPVSVCYVRWQETPP; via the coding sequence ATGATCGCTGGTAATATTTACGCTCTGCCCACTGAAACAGTTTCACCTTCTGAAAACCACGAGTCCATGACGGCAACGCCAAAAGCCCCATCAGTATCCGATCAGCCCCGGATTCCCGGTACCGCAGACCTGGACGATCCGCTTTACTACCTGGCCAACTTCGAGACGGTGGTTCGCTGGGTTCATCAGCACCACAGGGATCTGCTTCTTGAAGAAGAATGCCGCCTTATCGACTCCCTGATGGCGCTGTCACCGGACGCCCGGGCACTGGCCGCCAGAATGGTGATGCGTACCGGCGAGCACTTCCGACAGGAAAAGCTCCGCTACCCGGAGTTGACTCGGCCGATTCCGGCGCTGATGAGTGAACTGGAAGAATCCGGCTGGATCGACCCGACACCGGAGATCCATGTACCCGAGCTTTTCCGGCTTTACACCCTTGCCGAGCTGAGACCGGCCCTGGCGGAGTTCGTCACTGAGCTGGGGCTGAAAATCAGCGCCCCCAAGGGGCAGCTCCGGGCCGCGATGATTGACGCCTTTCCCGCCCGAGCACCCGTGACGCGCTGGCTGCCGGACAGCCAGACCCGGTTGGTTCGGCTGCAGCACATGGACCTGTTTGATCGGCTGCGACTGATGTTTTTCGGCAACCTGCGTCAGAGCTGGTCGGATTTTGTGCTGGTGGAACTGGGCCACCAGCAGTTCGAGCAGGTGCCGTTTACCCCGGACGCCCGGGCCTTTGACACCCGAGCCGACGTTGACCGATACCTGCTACTGCAGCAGTGCCGGGAACGGCTGGATGAGGGCGAGCCGCCTGAAGACATCATGGGGGATATTCCCGATGCCGGTGACAATGCCTGGCTGGAAAGCCGACGCGGCCGACTGCTGTTCGAACTGGCCCGCCTGGCCGAACGCGGCGGGGACATTGCTCTGGCCCTGACTGCCTACGGGCAAAGCCACCACCGCGAAGCACGCTTGCGTCACCTTCGGCTGCTGGAGCGCCAGAAACAGTATCAACAGGCCTGGGAAATCGCACTGAAGGCCGCCGAGCAACCCCGCAACGATGCCGAGGTTCAGGGACTGAAACGCCTGATGTCCCGGCTGGCCAAGAAACTGGCCCGGCCGGTACCGGCCCGCAAAGCCCCGCCTGCCGTTCCCACGGTCACCCTGACTCTGGACAACCCAGAAGGCTACTCGGTGGAATGGCGCACTCTCGAGCACCTGCACACCGCGGAAAGCCCGGTTACCTATGTGGAGAACACCCTGATCAACGGCCTGTTCGGCCTGCTGTGCTGGCCTGCGATTTTTGCCCCCGTGCCCGGCGCCTTTTTCCACCCTTTTCATACCGGCCCCGTCGATCTTTACCGGGAGGATTTCCTGAATCGTCGGCAGGCGCTTTTCGAAGACTGCCTGGCGCACCTGGAAGACGGCACCTATCCGGAGATCATCCGCAGGACCTGGCGCCAGAAATACGGCATCGCGTCACCCTTTGTGATCTGGCCCGTGCTGACCGAATCGCTGCTGGACATGGCACTGGCCTGTATTCCGGCGGAACACCTGAGATTACTGTTCCATCGGCTGATGGCGGACCTTCGTATCCACCGGAGTGGCTTCCCCGACCTTATTCGCTTTGAGCCTGAACATCCGGACCCAGAACGGCGTTACGAAATGATCGAAGTGAAGGGCCCCGGCGACCGACTGCAGGATCATCAGACCCGCTGGCTGGAATACTGCGTGGAGCAGGGAATACCGGTATCGGTTTGCTATGTGCGCTGGCAAGAGACACCCCCGTGA
- a CDS encoding glutathione peroxidase — translation MRLLFALVLSLLPFTLQAAECPAFLDQDLRKLHSADSVNLCELAAGKPLLVVNTASRCGFTGQFDGLESLHKNYQDKGLVVVGFASDDFRQEADSEAEAASVCFKNYGVTFTMIAPTSVTGDGANPVFSELNRQAGQPGWNFYKYVVSPGGEVVARFPSQVAPGDEKLRNALDQAVAGY, via the coding sequence ATGCGACTGTTGTTCGCGCTTGTACTTTCCCTGCTGCCGTTCACGCTGCAGGCCGCTGAATGCCCGGCTTTTCTGGATCAAGACCTGCGAAAACTGCATTCCGCTGATTCCGTTAACCTTTGTGAGCTGGCGGCGGGCAAACCCCTGCTGGTGGTGAACACGGCCAGCCGTTGCGGGTTTACCGGTCAGTTCGACGGCCTTGAGAGCCTGCACAAGAACTACCAGGACAAAGGCCTGGTGGTTGTCGGGTTCGCCAGCGACGATTTCCGTCAGGAAGCAGACAGCGAAGCCGAGGCCGCCAGCGTCTGTTTCAAGAACTATGGCGTGACCTTCACCATGATCGCCCCCACCTCGGTAACCGGTGATGGGGCCAACCCGGTGTTCAGCGAGCTTAACCGCCAGGCCGGCCAGCCGGGGTGGAACTTCTACAAATACGTGGTTAGCCCCGGGGGTGAGGTAGTAGCCCGTTTCCCCAGCCAGGTTGCGCCGGGTGATGAAAAGCTGCGCAATGCCCTCGATCAGGCGGTAGCCGGTTACTGA
- a CDS encoding GGDEF domain-containing protein, whose translation MNIQLHLPTLVIVSIALNLLIGGLLWWIYHLRARQPCFRIWAFSCAAFAAGSLLAGARVFVDAPFVTGFLALALLGLSPLLVLMGLQSFSRLPSRHQRLFYRFGLGAFGLYLILIASTFLQSETLARGITALFSALVFSVAIYRLSAIATQVRLPVRVLQFLFTLHGVLMMAQALIIAVDQLVGGVHGLETILRLILINHIFLATGAALALPLMAFSISENRLRSLAERDGLTGLYNRRSLLREGTRAFSRARASNSALAVLMLDLDHFKLINDQWGHAAGDEVLRQVSRILEAELREDDIVGRIGGEEFVAVLPLSDDKDFIRIANRLLETIARRGPHIKGSPMELSASIGGIRMAPRHRTFADMLQEADTALYTAKNRGRNRAEFPEISEQPALL comes from the coding sequence TTGAACATCCAATTGCATCTGCCAACGCTGGTAATCGTATCCATCGCGCTCAATCTGCTGATTGGGGGTTTGCTGTGGTGGATCTATCATCTGCGTGCCCGCCAGCCCTGCTTTCGCATCTGGGCCTTTTCCTGCGCGGCCTTTGCTGCAGGCAGCCTGCTTGCCGGTGCCAGAGTGTTTGTTGATGCCCCGTTTGTGACCGGTTTTCTGGCCCTGGCGCTTCTGGGGCTGTCCCCACTGTTGGTACTGATGGGCCTGCAGAGCTTTTCACGGCTACCATCGCGCCACCAGCGACTGTTCTACCGCTTTGGGCTCGGCGCCTTTGGCCTCTACCTGATCCTGATAGCAAGCACCTTCCTGCAGTCAGAAACCCTGGCGCGGGGCATCACCGCGCTATTCTCTGCGTTGGTCTTCAGTGTTGCCATTTACCGGCTGTCGGCTATCGCGACACAGGTTCGTCTACCGGTGCGTGTACTGCAGTTTCTGTTCACCCTTCACGGGGTGCTGATGATGGCCCAGGCGCTGATTATCGCGGTGGATCAGCTGGTCGGTGGGGTGCATGGGCTGGAAACCATTCTGCGCCTGATTCTGATCAACCACATTTTTCTCGCCACCGGTGCCGCCCTCGCGCTGCCACTTATGGCGTTCTCAATTTCGGAAAACCGATTGCGGTCCCTGGCTGAGCGGGACGGGCTTACCGGTCTCTACAACCGCCGCTCACTGCTGCGAGAAGGCACCCGGGCGTTCAGCCGGGCCCGGGCGTCGAATTCCGCCCTGGCCGTGCTGATGCTGGACCTGGATCATTTCAAACTGATCAACGACCAGTGGGGCCATGCCGCCGGTGATGAGGTGCTGCGCCAGGTGTCGCGAATCCTTGAGGCGGAGTTGAGGGAGGACGACATCGTGGGCCGGATCGGCGGGGAGGAGTTCGTGGCGGTATTACCGCTGTCCGACGACAAGGACTTCATCCGCATCGCCAACCGCCTGCTGGAAACCATCGCCCGCCGGGGGCCGCACATCAAGGGCAGCCCAATGGAGCTGTCTGCCAGCATCGGGGGGATCCGAATGGCGCCCCGGCACCGAACCTTCGCCGATATGCTGCAGGAAGCCGATACCGCTCTGTATACTGCCAAGAACAGAGGTCGAAACCGCGCCGAATTCCCGGAAATTTCAGAACAGCCGGCGTTACTCTAG
- a CDS encoding crotonase/enoyl-CoA hydratase family protein, whose amino-acid sequence MTTPSPDNPPVYTEVSGDIITVVINRETRRNAVDRETAQALLSAFEDFERNDALKVAVLWGRGGNFCAGADLEAVGDPDRRNHIEPTGTAPGPMGPSRMAFTKPVIAAVSGYAVAGGLELALMCDMRVAEKSAVFGVFCRRWGVPLIDGGTVRLPRVVGHGRAMDMILTGRPVDAEEALTMGLANRVVPDGEAREAAETLARQIAGFPQQCLRVDRASAISQWDLSQSDALAAEGAGGYPVVFAEAIEGASRFAGGAGRHGKFEDSGQ is encoded by the coding sequence ATGACAACACCCTCGCCCGACAACCCGCCGGTCTATACCGAAGTCTCCGGCGACATCATCACCGTGGTCATCAACCGTGAAACCCGCCGCAATGCCGTCGACCGCGAAACGGCCCAGGCCCTGCTGTCGGCGTTTGAAGACTTTGAACGGAACGACGCATTGAAAGTGGCGGTGCTCTGGGGCCGCGGTGGCAATTTCTGCGCTGGAGCAGACCTGGAAGCCGTAGGCGACCCGGACCGGCGCAACCACATTGAACCTACCGGTACCGCCCCCGGCCCCATGGGCCCGTCACGAATGGCGTTTACCAAGCCGGTGATTGCCGCGGTTTCCGGCTACGCCGTGGCCGGCGGGCTGGAACTGGCATTGATGTGCGATATGCGGGTTGCCGAAAAGTCCGCCGTTTTTGGCGTGTTCTGCCGTCGCTGGGGCGTGCCACTGATCGACGGCGGCACAGTGCGGCTACCCAGAGTTGTGGGCCACGGCCGCGCCATGGACATGATTCTGACCGGCCGCCCCGTAGACGCGGAAGAAGCCCTGACCATGGGACTCGCCAACCGTGTGGTACCGGACGGTGAAGCCCGCGAAGCGGCCGAAACACTGGCGCGGCAGATTGCCGGCTTTCCCCAGCAGTGTCTGCGGGTGGACCGTGCATCGGCAATCAGCCAGTGGGATCTTTCCCAGTCGGACGCCCTGGCGGCAGAAGGAGCCGGCGGCTACCCGGTGGTTTTTGCAGAAGCCATTGAGGGAGCCAGCCGGTTTGCCGGCGGTGCCGGACGCCACGGAAAGTTCGAAGATTCCGGTCAGTAA